One genomic window of Struthio camelus isolate bStrCam1 chromosome 1, bStrCam1.hap1, whole genome shotgun sequence includes the following:
- the LOC138065596 gene encoding adenylate cyclase type 10-like, giving the protein MAMGNDARALYYLLECAAAYLHVSDNYLAFMNLKKAEVVRSSAAEKADVLPCFEEATFLSLKGEVCYNMGCMDLAKKTLSKALSLLKRKFPLTSAGVVFQFLLEKSERASHRKNRESSLHQEAGRERLPWLFRQSHW; this is encoded by the exons atggcaatgggcaacgatgccagagccctttattacctgctggagtgcgcggctgcctacttgcacgtctccgacaactacctg gcctttatgaacctgaagaaagcagaggttgtgaggagctcagcggctgagaaagccgatgtgcttccctgctttgaagaagccaccttcctgagcctgaaaggggag gtctgctacaacatgggctgcatggacctggcaaagaagacgctcagcaaggcattgagcctgctgaagagaaaattccccctcacctcagctggcgtcgtcttccagtttctgctggagaagtcagagcgtgcctcccacaggaagaacagagagtcctcccttcatcaagaggcagg gagggagaggctgccctggctgttccggcagagccactg gtag
- the LOC138065601 gene encoding adenylate cyclase type 10-like produces MALPERAAQGERDDGKGSGQRPEVVTGLPPHGEAPWRLAVLLRRYPECWEYKSFEECRSFVERNEANRILSSHNSILLGLYSSLALWFGRLGQWADFQKPFEKAKRLLKRADASVLATQACSRLLECYTLVLRNDLERSSARARESRSRALRLAEEVFARCSTSPVFYPRAYHLKAYVFCMLGNKDQSLWCLRQGLQACEVNGNLLEKTWLEMSAERWFTGKGPVGDLWLETAPRFPQLKQAKPEVCSSRYLLKLPARPSEDALPGIK; encoded by the exons ATGGccttgccagaaagagcagcgcagggagagcgggatgatgggaaggggagcgggcagcgtccggaggtggtgactgggctCCCACCCCACGGAGAGGCTCCATGGCGGCtcgctgtgctcctccgcaggtacccagaat gctgggagtacaagtcatttgaagagtgcaggagcttcgttgagcggAACGAAGCAAAccgcatcctcagctcgcacaacagcatcctgcttggactgtattcgtccctggctctttg gtttggaaggcttgggcagtgggccgacttccagaagccctttgaaaaggccaagaggctgctgaagagagctgacgcctccgttttggccacccaagcatgcagccggctcctggagtgctacacgctggtgctgcggaacgaccttgagcgcagctcggcgagggcccgggagagccgcagcagggctctaagg cttgcggaagaggtttttgctcggtgctctacaagccccgtcttctaccccagagcctaccatctgaaagcgtacgttttctgcatgctgggtaacaaagaccagagcctgtggtgcctcaggcagggcctccaagcctgtgaagTGAacggcaacctcctggagaagacttggctggagatgagcgct gagcggtggttcactggcaagggccccgtgggagacttgtggctggagacagcgccacgttttccccagctgaagcaagcaaagcctgaagtctgtagctccaggtacctgctgaagctgccagcacggccgagcgaggatgctcttccagggattaaataa